One region of Erythrolamprus reginae isolate rEryReg1 chromosome 12, rEryReg1.hap1, whole genome shotgun sequence genomic DNA includes:
- the LOC139174931 gene encoding interleukin-36 receptor antagonist protein-like: protein MASKPQKKTWDEEVADLFPDSESEIRPSKEVDPRLYKFWDLNQKYLFLVENMLVADVKISNSPEQLIAVLPNTSLDTAQKPIFMGPENKKSCLCCVKSGNGQYQIELKEKDIKDLYLDPKNAKAFTFYSKGMDNTDTCSFESAEFPGWFLSTSTEAKKPIGLSQKGGSQNILFYFERKS, encoded by the exons ATGGCAAGTAAGCCTCAGAAGAAGACTTGGGATGAAGAAGTGGCAGATTTGTTTCCTGATTCTGAATCAG AAATTAGACCTTCAAAAGAAGTTGATCCCCGATTGTATAAATTTTGGGATCTTAATCAGAAATACTTATTTTTGGTGGAGAACATGTTAGTGGCAGATGTGAAAATTTCTAATTCACCAG AGCAGTTAATTGCCGTGCTTCCTAATACTTCTCTAGACACAGCACAAAAACCCATATTTATGGGCCCTGAAAATAAGAAGAGCTGCTTGTGTTGTGTAAAGTCTGGGAATGGCCAATATCAGATAGAGTTAAAA gAGAAAGATATTAAGGACCTTTACTTGGATCCAAAAAACGCCAAAGCTTTCACTTTTTATAGTAAGGGCATGGACAACACTGATACCTGCTCTTTTGAATCTGCAGAGTTCCCGGGTTGGTTTCTCAGCACTTctacggaagcaaagaaacctaTCGGTTTGAGTCAAAAAGGAGGATCTCAGAACatcctattttattttgaaagaaaatcatGA